Proteins co-encoded in one Neodiprion lecontei isolate iyNeoLeco1 chromosome 3, iyNeoLeco1.1, whole genome shotgun sequence genomic window:
- the LOC124293750 gene encoding uncharacterized protein LOC124293750: MKKLEELVQQRLNGIRLPDANKCVFNYTNRELPKQVYRTLSLEPNFGLQIQNKITIVPEVIKDLEYCISAVKLDNCNAADLSAVKENLRSKSINILSNFCKGQSRSEDRLMLNKDLIVTKKFLRENEDLVVSRSDKGNSTVIMFREEYEREMSALISDRTTYLPLHRDPTLTYQKRANNLVAELASSGVIDEAEEKNLRSSYTRAPRIYGLRKTHKPTCKLRPVVSCIQSPSYKLSRVVHEILTPVVDTFSFNLLNSFQFVDFIRDVELHSDYRLISLDVVSLFTNIRKDLVLKVINESWDNIKHLVKVPKFLLIKLIEFCFETSYFTYNGVLYRQVEGCSMGNPASPVLANIVMNYVLQQIITVLPFNIAFIKLYVDDTIAAVPETELNRVLELFNSFEENIQFTMEVEQNGCIPFLDIMVERSNNHLKTNWYTKPTSSGRILNFCSNHPMSQKVGMIHGLLDRMFRLSSEEYHEDNYQKIEILLTNNSYPRSFVRAAIIKFKENKANGGVGGVRPTNFIKYCRFPFVPGLSHKINSCFTGTNVKLAYYNVYKIKSLYTKLKDPVQQDQRAGVVYKIPCSCGLCYVGQTKQYLKNRIYQHRNSCRNVKILDENKTALAAHYFDSGHGFDFDKAKILDLENNWLKRSVSEMVWIKLNDTVNKRTDTQNLSAMYNEILSVYNDYLGDAR, translated from the coding sequence ATGAAGAAGTTGGAGGAGTTGGTACAACAACGTTTAAATGGCATCAGGTTACCGGATGCAAATAAATGTGTTTTTAATTACACTAATAGAGAACTCCCCAAACAAGTTTACAGAACGCTAAGCCTGGAGCCAAACTTTGGGCTACAGATCCAAAATAAGATCACTATAGTTCCTGAAGTTATTAAAGATCTAGAGTATTGCATCAGTGCAGTAAAGTTAGACAATTGTAATGCGGCTGACTTATCCGCAGTGAAAGAAAATCTGAGATCTAAAAGTATCAAcattttatccaatttttgTAAGGGACAATCACGTTCTGAAGACCGTCTAATGTTAAATAAAGATTTAATCgttacaaaaaagtttttgagagaaaatgaagatttgGTGGTATCAAGATCAGACAAGGGGAACTCAACTGTCATCATGTTCCGAGAAGAGTACGAGAGAGAGATGAGCGCACTAATTAGTGACAGGACAACTTACCTACCTCTTCATAGAGATCCAACTCTCACGTACCAAAAAAGAGCCAATAACCTGGTGGCGGAGCTAGCATCTTCGGGTGTGATTGACGAAGCTGAAGAGAAGAACCTTCGGTCGAGCTATACTCGAGCACCACGGATATATGGACTACGTAAGACGCACAAACCAACTTGCAAGTTACGTCCGGTAGTGAGTTGCATACAATCTCCTAGCTATAAGTTGTCGCGAGTTGTACATGAAATTTTGACACCGGTTGTGGATACttttagttttaatttattaaattcttttcaattcgttgattttattaGAGACGTTGAATTACATAGTGATTATAGATTGATATCACTTGACGTAGTCTCGTTGTTTACAAATATCCGTAAGGATTTAGTATTGAAGGTCATTAATGAATCTTGGGACAACATCAAACATTTAGTTAAAGTTCCTAAATTTTTGCTTATTAAACTTATAGAGTTTTGTTTTGAAACCAGTTATTTTACGTATAATGGGGTGTTGTACAGACAGGTTGAAGGTTGTAGTATGGGCAATCCAGCTAGTCCGGTGTTGGCCAATATTGTTATGAATTATGTGTTACAACAGATAATTACGGTCCTCCCGTTTAACATTGCGTTTATTAAATTGTACGTAGATGATACTATCGCTGCAGTCCCTGAGACGGAATTAAACAGAGTCTTGGAGTTGTTTAATAGCTTTGAAGAGAATATCCAGTTCACCATGGAAGTGGAACAGAATGGTTGTATTCCATTCCTAGATATCATGGTTGAAAGATCCAACAACCATTTGAAGACTAATTGGTACACCAAACCAACTAGTTCAggaagaattttgaatttctgttcCAACCACCCAATGTCACAGAAAGTGGGAATGATTCATGGTTTACTGGATAGAATGTTTAGACTTAGCAGCGAAGAGTATCATGAggacaattatcaaaaaattgagatattgTTAACTAATAACAGTTATCCAAGATCGTTTGTTCGTGCAGCTATCATTAAGTTTAAAGAGAATAAAGCAAATGGTGGGGTTGGTGGAGTTCGTCCTACGAATTTCATCAAGTACTGCCGGTTTCCTTTTGTTCCGGGCTTGTCACATAAAATTAATAGTTGTTTTACAGGTACTAATGTAAAGCTGGCTtattataacgtgtataaaataaaatcattatacactAAGTTAAAGGATCCAGTGCAGCAGGATCAAAGAGCAGGTGTAGTGTACAAGATCCCGTGCTCTTGTGGACTTTGTTATGTGGGTCAAACCAaacagtatttaaaaaataggaTTTACCAACATAGGAATAGTTGTAGGAATGTTAAAATCTTGGATGAGAACAAAACAGCGCTGGCCGCACATTACTTCGACTCGGGTCATGGGTTTGATTTTGACAAAGCGAAGATCTTAGATTTAGAGAATAACTGGTTAAAAAGATCGGTTAGTGAAATGGTTTGGATTAAACTTAATGACACGGTAAATAAGCGTACTGACACCCAGAATCTGAGTGCAATGTACAACGAGATTTTATCGGTTTATAACGATTATCTTGGTGACGCACGTtag